A DNA window from Buttiauxella agrestis contains the following coding sequences:
- a CDS encoding exoribonuclease II: MFQDNPLLAQLKQQLHSQTPRVEGVVKGTEKGFGFLEVDSQKSYFIPPPQMKKVMHGDRVSAVIHTEKDRETAEPEELIEPFLSRFVGRVQRKDDRLTIVPDHPLLRDAIQCRADRNVTHDFQNGDWAVAEMKRHPLKGDRGFYADLTQFITSGDDHLAPWWVTLSRHNLEREAPNGVATEMLDEGLVREDLTALDFVTIDSASTEDMDDALFVEELADGKLQLTVAIADPTAWIEEGSKLDDIAKVRAFTNYLPGFNIPMLPRELSDDLCSLRPNVTRPVVACRMVIAQDGSIESEINFFVATIESKAKLAYDDVSDWLEEKGDWQPPSDAIAKQIRLLERVCLSRADWRRTHALVFKDRPDYRFVLGEKGEVLDIVSEPRRIANRIVEESMIAANVCAAIVLREKLGFGVYNVHTGFDPANIEQLATMLQGHGLEVNAQEVLTLNGFCKLRRELDAQPTGFLDSRIRRYQSFAEISTEPGPHYGLGLEAYATWTSPIRKYGDMINHRLLKAIIKGETASRPQDEITVQMAERRRLNRMAERDVGDWLYARFLQDKAGTDTKFAAEIIDVSRGGMRVRLIDNGAVAFIPAPFIHSVRDEMVCSQELGTVQIKGEVAYKVTDVIDVTIAEVRMETRSVIARPAA; this comes from the coding sequence ATGTTCCAGGATAATCCGCTGCTCGCGCAGCTTAAACAGCAACTGCATTCCCAAACTCCACGCGTTGAAGGTGTGGTTAAAGGCACGGAAAAAGGCTTTGGCTTCCTCGAAGTGGATTCCCAGAAAAGTTACTTTATTCCGCCACCGCAGATGAAAAAAGTGATGCACGGTGACCGCGTGAGCGCGGTGATTCATACCGAAAAGGACCGCGAAACCGCTGAGCCAGAAGAGCTTATCGAACCGTTCCTCAGCCGGTTTGTTGGCCGTGTGCAACGTAAAGACGACCGTCTGACAATTGTTCCAGACCATCCATTACTGCGCGATGCTATTCAGTGTCGAGCTGACCGTAACGTCACCCATGATTTCCAGAATGGTGACTGGGCCGTCGCAGAAATGAAGCGCCATCCGTTGAAAGGGGATCGCGGTTTCTATGCTGATTTGACTCAATTCATCACCTCTGGTGACGATCACCTTGCACCATGGTGGGTGACACTGTCACGTCACAATCTTGAGCGCGAAGCGCCTAATGGCGTAGCAACTGAAATGCTCGACGAAGGCCTGGTGCGTGAAGATTTAACCGCCCTGGATTTTGTCACCATTGATAGCGCCAGCACCGAAGATATGGATGATGCGCTGTTTGTTGAAGAACTTGCCGACGGCAAACTGCAACTGACCGTCGCGATTGCCGATCCAACCGCCTGGATTGAAGAAGGCAGCAAGCTTGACGATATCGCGAAAGTTCGCGCCTTCACAAACTACCTGCCGGGCTTCAACATCCCGATGCTGCCACGCGAATTGTCAGACGATTTGTGCTCGCTGCGCCCTAATGTCACGCGCCCTGTTGTGGCTTGCCGCATGGTTATCGCGCAGGACGGTAGCATTGAGAGCGAGATTAACTTCTTTGTCGCCACCATCGAATCAAAAGCCAAACTGGCATATGACGATGTGTCCGACTGGTTAGAAGAAAAAGGCGACTGGCAGCCACCATCTGACGCCATAGCTAAACAAATTCGCCTGCTCGAGCGTGTTTGCCTGAGCCGTGCTGACTGGCGCCGCACTCACGCGTTGGTGTTTAAAGACCGCCCAGATTACCGCTTTGTATTAGGCGAGAAAGGCGAAGTGCTGGATATCGTTTCCGAGCCACGTCGTATCGCTAACCGCATCGTAGAAGAATCAATGATTGCGGCAAACGTCTGTGCGGCAATCGTGCTGCGTGAAAAGCTTGGTTTCGGCGTTTATAACGTTCACACCGGTTTTGACCCGGCAAACATCGAACAACTTGCCACAATGCTACAAGGCCATGGCCTTGAGGTTAACGCGCAAGAAGTGCTGACGCTTAACGGCTTCTGCAAGTTGCGCCGTGAACTCGACGCGCAACCAACCGGTTTCCTTGATAGCCGTATTCGTCGTTATCAGTCGTTTGCTGAAATCAGCACCGAACCGGGTCCGCACTACGGTTTGGGTCTGGAAGCTTACGCCACCTGGACTTCACCGATTCGTAAATACGGCGATATGATTAACCATCGCCTGCTAAAAGCGATCATCAAAGGTGAAACGGCATCACGTCCACAAGATGAAATTACGGTACAAATGGCAGAACGCCGCCGTCTGAACCGCATGGCTGAACGTGATGTTGGCGACTGGCTGTATGCTCGTTTCCTGCAAGATAAAGCGGGAACGGATACCAAATTTGCCGCAGAGATTATTGATGTCAGCCGTGGCGGAATGCGTGTTCGCCTGATTGATAACGGTGCGGTTGCCTTTATCCCTGCCCCATTTATTCACTCAGTGCGTGATGAAATGGTGTGCAGCCAGGAATTAGGCACTGTGCAAATCAAAGGCGAAGTGGCTTACAAAGTCACTGACGTGATTGATGTCACCATCGCGGAAGTTCGTATGGAAACACGCAGCGTGATCGCTCGCCCCGCTGCCTGA
- a CDS encoding CMD domain-containing protein, with protein MEQRRISGKGHWYHETQSSRSDAVLPLVPEAAFLQDRFLLDLALSVEQRATEADWLCVARNAAECLLPESTPVTRLNTLSCYDRLSTALTVAQVYGVQRLCNHYAARLAPQPGPDSSRESNRRLTQITQYARQLASQPTLIDDNSRQQLDEVALSVNDIVTFNQLIGFIGFQARVIAVFQALQGLPVRWLPGLDMQQDASAELFLEGDKSWQPALPAVEQRYANSQQLEAINFSEPQQALRELSGLLANDVSALHALSQLTRLFCLPTAQADDDTVLVGLLTARINGSVSCFTDFALAWRGDSHLPEAMRNGERALQAWCHNHPRERAIIQAVRVLTRSPGSFSAAQLQPLYEQGFKEHDIVKLLVSSGLYGWLNRLKIGLGNAS; from the coding sequence ATGGAACAACGCCGAATCTCTGGCAAAGGCCACTGGTATCATGAAACTCAATCCAGCCGCAGCGACGCCGTATTACCGTTAGTTCCTGAGGCCGCATTCCTTCAGGACCGCTTTTTGCTCGACTTAGCACTCAGTGTTGAGCAACGTGCGACTGAAGCAGACTGGCTTTGCGTCGCGCGCAATGCCGCTGAATGTTTGCTCCCGGAAAGCACCCCTGTTACGCGTTTGAACACGCTAAGTTGCTATGACCGTCTGAGTACAGCTCTGACTGTCGCCCAGGTTTACGGCGTTCAGCGTCTGTGTAACCACTATGCCGCCCGCCTTGCCCCGCAACCGGGTCCCGACTCCTCCCGCGAGAGCAATCGTCGCCTGACGCAAATCACGCAGTACGCTCGCCAACTGGCCAGTCAGCCAACGTTAATTGATGACAATTCACGCCAGCAGCTCGATGAAGTCGCGCTCTCAGTAAATGACATCGTTACGTTTAATCAACTGATTGGCTTTATCGGTTTTCAGGCTCGCGTGATTGCTGTGTTTCAGGCGCTTCAGGGGCTTCCTGTGCGCTGGCTACCAGGTCTTGATATGCAACAGGACGCCAGTGCAGAGTTATTCCTGGAAGGTGATAAATCCTGGCAGCCCGCTTTGCCTGCGGTAGAACAGCGCTATGCCAATAGCCAACAACTTGAGGCAATCAATTTCAGTGAACCTCAGCAAGCGTTACGAGAGTTAAGCGGATTGTTGGCAAACGATGTCTCAGCGCTTCACGCATTGAGCCAGTTAACCCGATTATTTTGCCTGCCGACCGCTCAGGCTGATGACGATACGGTTCTGGTTGGTCTGTTGACCGCCCGCATTAACGGCAGCGTGAGTTGCTTTACAGATTTTGCACTTGCCTGGCGCGGTGACAGTCATCTGCCAGAAGCCATGCGCAATGGTGAAAGAGCGTTACAGGCGTGGTGCCATAACCACCCGCGTGAACGGGCAATCATCCAGGCTGTGCGTGTATTAACGCGATCGCCTGGCAGCTTTAGCGCCGCTCAGCTTCAACCCTTGTACGAGCAGGGTTTTAAAGAGCACGACATTGTAAAATTACTTGTCAGTTCAGGGCTATACGGCTGGTTGAATCGGCTAAAAATCGGGCTGGGTAATGCCAGTTAA
- the fabI gene encoding enoyl-ACP reductase FabI produces MGFLTGKRILITGVASKLSIAYGIAQAMHREGAELAFTYQNEKLKGRVEGFAADLGSSLVLPCDVAEDASIDAMFAELAKSWPKFDGFVHSIGFAPGDQLDGDYVNAVTREGFKIAHDISSYSFVAMAKVCREMLNPGSALLTLSYLGAERAIPNYNVMGLAKASLEANVRYMANAMGPEGVRVNAISAGPIRTLAASGIKDFRKMLSHCEAVTPIRRTVTIEDVGNSAAFLCSDLSAGVSGEVLHVDGGFSIAAMNELELKD; encoded by the coding sequence ATGGGTTTTCTTACCGGTAAACGCATTCTGATCACTGGCGTCGCCAGTAAACTCTCCATTGCCTACGGTATCGCACAGGCTATGCATCGCGAAGGTGCTGAACTGGCTTTCACTTACCAGAATGAAAAACTGAAAGGCCGTGTGGAAGGTTTTGCTGCGGACCTGGGTTCAAGCCTGGTTCTGCCGTGCGACGTGGCAGAAGATGCAAGCATCGACGCGATGTTTGCTGAGCTTGCGAAAAGCTGGCCGAAGTTTGACGGTTTCGTTCACTCAATTGGCTTCGCACCAGGCGACCAGTTAGATGGCGATTACGTGAATGCAGTTACCCGTGAAGGCTTCAAAATTGCTCACGACATCAGCTCCTACAGCTTTGTAGCCATGGCTAAAGTTTGCCGTGAAATGCTGAACCCTGGTTCTGCACTGCTGACTCTGTCTTACCTGGGCGCTGAACGTGCTATCCCTAACTACAACGTTATGGGTCTGGCTAAAGCGTCTCTGGAAGCTAACGTGCGCTATATGGCGAACGCGATGGGTCCAGAAGGCGTGCGTGTGAACGCGATTTCTGCAGGTCCAATCCGTACTCTGGCGGCATCTGGCATTAAAGATTTCCGTAAAATGCTGTCACATTGCGAAGCGGTAACGCCGATTCGTCGTACCGTGACCATTGAAGACGTGGGCAACTCAGCAGCATTCCTGTGCTCTGATCTGTCTGCCGGTGTTTCCGGTGAAGTCCTGCACGTTGACGGCGGCTTCAGCATCGCTGCAATGAACGAACTGGAACTGAAAGACTAA
- a CDS encoding SRPBCC domain-containing protein: MKITVETRVKAPVEKVWQAYINPEDVKQWNTASPDWYTPTAAADFREGGAFSFRMEAKDGSMGFDFAGIYTHIVPLQLIEYTFGDREAKVEFTQTADGVDMRLDFDPDQQYPVEHQKSGWQAILDNFARYVEAKK; encoded by the coding sequence ATGAAAATTACTGTTGAAACTCGTGTTAAAGCACCCGTTGAAAAAGTCTGGCAGGCCTACATCAACCCGGAAGATGTTAAGCAATGGAACACCGCTTCACCCGACTGGTACACGCCAACGGCAGCCGCTGATTTCAGAGAAGGCGGAGCGTTTTCATTCCGTATGGAAGCTAAAGACGGCAGCATGGGGTTTGATTTTGCAGGAATTTATACCCACATCGTACCGCTACAACTTATTGAATACACCTTCGGAGATCGCGAAGCGAAAGTGGAATTTACTCAAACCGCCGATGGCGTGGATATGCGTCTGGATTTCGACCCGGATCAACAATACCCCGTTGAACATCAGAAAAGCGGCTGGCAGGCGATTCTGGATAATTTTGCGCGGTATGTTGAGGCAAAAAAATAG
- the sapF gene encoding putrescine export ABC transporter ATP-binding protein SapF, translating into MVETLLEVRNLSKTFRYRTGLFHRQHVDAVKPLSFTLREKQTLAIIGENGSGKSTLAKMLAGMIEPTTGEMVIDDHLLHYGDYTYRSQHIRMIFQDPSTSLNPRQRISQILDFPLRLNTDLEPEARHKQIIETLRMVGLLPDHASYYPHMLAPGQKQRLGLARALILRPKVIIADEALASLDMSMRSQLINLMLELQEKQGIAYIYVTQHIGMMKHISDQVMVMHQGEVVERGSTADVLASPLHDLTKRLITSHFGEALTADAWRKDR; encoded by the coding sequence ATGGTCGAAACGCTGCTCGAAGTCCGGAATTTAAGTAAAACGTTTCGTTACCGTACGGGGCTGTTCCATCGTCAGCATGTTGACGCCGTCAAACCACTGAGTTTTACCCTGCGCGAGAAGCAAACGCTGGCGATTATCGGTGAGAACGGCTCAGGCAAATCCACGCTGGCGAAAATGCTCGCCGGGATGATTGAGCCCACGACCGGCGAAATGGTGATCGACGACCATTTACTGCATTACGGCGACTATACCTATCGTAGCCAGCATATTCGCATGATTTTCCAGGACCCAAGCACATCGCTTAACCCACGCCAGCGTATTTCGCAGATCCTGGATTTCCCGCTGCGACTGAATACTGACCTGGAGCCGGAAGCGCGACATAAGCAGATTATCGAGACGCTACGCATGGTCGGTTTGCTGCCTGATCATGCCAGTTATTACCCGCACATGCTCGCCCCCGGGCAAAAACAGCGTCTGGGTCTGGCGCGTGCGTTAATTCTGCGCCCAAAAGTGATTATTGCCGATGAAGCGCTGGCATCTCTCGATATGTCCATGCGTTCGCAACTGATCAACCTGATGCTTGAACTCCAGGAAAAACAGGGCATTGCCTATATATACGTGACTCAGCATATCGGCATGATGAAACACATCAGCGACCAGGTGATGGTGATGCACCAGGGTGAAGTCGTTGAGCGTGGCAGCACGGCGGATGTTCTCGCCTCGCCGCTGCATGATTTGACCAAACGCCTGATCACCAGCCATTTTGGTGAAGCACTGACCGCAGATGCATGGCGCAAAGATCGTTGA
- the sapD gene encoding putrescine export ABC transporter ATP-binding protein SapD, whose protein sequence is MPLLDIRNLTIEFMTSEGWVKAVDRVSMTLNEGEIRGLVGESGSGKSLIAKAICGVTKDNWRVTADRMRFDDIDLLRLSGRERRRLVGHNVSMIFQEPQSCLDPSERVGRQLTQNIPGWTYKGRWWKRFGWRKRRAIELLHRVGIKDHKDAMRSYPYELTDGECQKVMIAIALANQPRLLIADEPTNAMEPTTQLQIFKLLTRLNQYNNTTILLISHDLQMLSQWADKINVMYCGQTVESATSEDLIATPHHPYTQALIRAIPDFGSPMPHKSRLNTMTGAIPLLEHLPMGCRLGPRCPYAQRECIETPRLMGAKNHLYACHFPLNMESQ, encoded by the coding sequence ATGCCATTACTTGATATTCGAAATCTGACCATCGAATTTATGACATCCGAAGGTTGGGTTAAAGCGGTAGACCGCGTCAGTATGACCCTGAACGAAGGGGAAATCCGCGGTTTAGTGGGCGAGTCTGGTTCAGGAAAAAGCCTGATTGCCAAAGCCATTTGCGGTGTCACCAAAGATAACTGGCGCGTCACCGCCGACCGTATGCGGTTTGACGACATCGACCTGCTACGCTTGAGTGGCCGCGAACGTCGGCGCCTGGTCGGCCATAACGTTTCGATGATTTTCCAGGAGCCGCAATCGTGTCTGGATCCTTCAGAGCGAGTGGGCCGCCAGCTGACGCAAAATATTCCCGGCTGGACGTATAAAGGCCGCTGGTGGAAACGGTTTGGCTGGCGTAAACGCCGGGCGATAGAGCTGCTTCACCGTGTCGGGATTAAAGATCACAAAGATGCGATGCGCAGTTATCCGTATGAGCTGACCGACGGCGAATGCCAGAAGGTGATGATTGCCATTGCGCTGGCGAATCAGCCACGTCTGTTGATTGCCGATGAGCCGACAAACGCCATGGAACCGACGACTCAGCTGCAAATTTTCAAATTGCTGACCCGTCTGAACCAGTACAACAACACTACGATTTTACTGATCAGCCACGACTTGCAGATGTTGAGCCAGTGGGCCGACAAAATTAACGTGATGTACTGCGGGCAAACGGTGGAAAGTGCCACAAGCGAAGATCTGATTGCCACGCCGCACCATCCGTACACCCAGGCGCTGATCCGCGCCATCCCGGACTTTGGTAGCCCAATGCCACACAAAAGCCGCCTGAATACCATGACGGGTGCGATCCCTTTACTGGAGCATTTGCCGATGGGTTGCCGACTCGGGCCACGCTGCCCTTATGCACAACGTGAATGCATCGAAACGCCACGTCTGATGGGGGCGAAAAACCATCTTTACGCCTGCCACTTCCCGCTGAATATGGAGAGTCAGTAA
- the sapC gene encoding putrescine export ABC transporter permease SapC has translation MPYDSVYREKRPPSTLRLTWRKFYGDTTAMIGLYGCGALVLLCVFGSVFAPYGIDQQFLGYQLLPPSWSRYGDVSFFLGTDDLGRDVLSRLLNGAAPTVGGAFVVTLAAAVFGIILGVFAGSTHGLRSAVLNHILDTLLSIPSLLLAIIVVAFVGPHLVHAMFAVWLALLPRMVRSVYSAVHDELEKDYVVAARLDGASTLNILWFAVMPNTAAILVTEITRALSMAILDIAALGFLDLGAQLPSPEWGSMLGDALELIYVAPWTVMLPGVAIMISVLLVNLLGDGLRRAINAGVQ, from the coding sequence ATGCCTTACGATAGCGTCTATCGCGAGAAGCGACCGCCGAGCACGCTACGCCTGACTTGGCGCAAGTTTTACGGCGACACCACGGCAATGATTGGCCTGTACGGTTGCGGGGCTTTGGTGCTGTTGTGCGTATTTGGCAGCGTGTTTGCGCCGTATGGTATTGACCAGCAATTCCTCGGCTATCAATTGTTACCGCCTTCGTGGTCACGCTATGGCGATGTGTCGTTCTTCCTCGGCACCGATGACCTGGGGCGCGATGTTTTAAGCCGTTTATTAAATGGCGCCGCTCCCACCGTTGGTGGCGCGTTTGTGGTGACACTGGCTGCGGCCGTGTTCGGGATTATTCTCGGCGTTTTTGCTGGCTCAACGCATGGCTTACGTTCTGCGGTGTTGAACCATATTCTCGACACGCTGCTGTCGATTCCTTCCCTGTTGCTGGCGATTATCGTGGTCGCATTTGTTGGTCCGCACCTGGTTCACGCAATGTTTGCGGTGTGGCTGGCACTTTTGCCCCGCATGGTGCGCTCGGTTTACAGCGCGGTGCACGACGAACTGGAAAAGGATTATGTGGTTGCCGCCCGTCTGGATGGCGCATCGACGTTAAATATTCTTTGGTTTGCCGTGATGCCCAATACCGCCGCAATTCTGGTGACTGAAATTACCCGCGCGCTGTCGATGGCTATTCTTGATATTGCCGCCTTAGGTTTCCTGGATTTAGGCGCACAGCTCCCATCCCCGGAATGGGGTTCAATGTTGGGTGACGCGCTGGAGCTGATTTATGTGGCTCCGTGGACGGTAATGCTGCCAGGAGTGGCTATCATGATCAGTGTGCTGCTGGTCAACCTGCTGGGCGATGGTTTACGCCGCGCAATCAATGCGGGGGTGCAATAA
- the sapB gene encoding putrescine export ABC transporter permease SapB, with amino-acid sequence MIIYTLRRLLLLLVTLFFLTFIGFSLNYFTPHAPLQGASLWNAWVFWFESILHWDFGVSSINGQSINEQLRMVFPATMELCLLAFGLALLVGIPVGMLAGIMRNKWQDKLISALALLGFSIPVFWFALLLTMFFSLTLGWLPVSGRFDLLYEVKSETGFALVDAWLSDSPYRDEMIISAIRHMILPVVALAVAPTTEVVRLMRLSTIEVFDQNYIKAAATRGLSRLTILHRHVLHNALPPVIPRLGLQFSTMLTLAMITEVVFSWPGLGRWLINAIRQQDYTAISAGVMVIGSLVIIVNVISDILGAMANPLTHKEWYALR; translated from the coding sequence ATGATTATTTACACCTTGCGCCGCCTGCTATTGCTGCTGGTTACGCTGTTTTTTCTGACCTTTATTGGCTTTAGCCTCAACTATTTTACACCGCATGCCCCATTGCAGGGGGCATCGCTGTGGAACGCCTGGGTGTTTTGGTTTGAAAGTATCCTGCACTGGGATTTCGGCGTGTCCAGCATTAACGGCCAGTCGATAAACGAACAGTTACGCATGGTCTTCCCGGCCACTATGGAACTTTGCCTACTGGCGTTTGGGCTGGCATTACTGGTGGGTATTCCGGTTGGAATGTTGGCCGGAATCATGCGCAACAAATGGCAGGATAAACTTATCAGCGCGCTCGCCCTGTTAGGCTTCTCGATTCCGGTGTTTTGGTTCGCGCTCCTGCTGACGATGTTCTTCTCGTTAACGTTAGGTTGGCTGCCGGTTTCCGGGCGTTTTGATTTGCTCTATGAAGTGAAGTCGGAGACAGGTTTTGCCCTGGTGGATGCCTGGCTGTCTGACTCGCCTTACCGCGACGAGATGATCATCAGCGCCATTCGCCACATGATCTTGCCCGTGGTCGCGCTGGCTGTCGCACCGACCACCGAAGTGGTGCGTTTGATGCGACTGAGCACCATTGAAGTGTTTGACCAAAACTATATAAAAGCAGCGGCAACGCGGGGTTTGTCACGCCTGACTATTTTGCATCGTCATGTTTTGCATAACGCCCTGCCGCCGGTCATTCCACGCCTCGGCCTGCAATTTTCAACCATGCTGACGCTGGCGATGATCACCGAAGTGGTGTTCAGTTGGCCGGGCCTGGGTCGCTGGCTTATCAATGCTATTCGCCAACAGGATTATACGGCCATTTCTGCAGGCGTAATGGTCATCGGTTCGTTGGTGATTATTGTGAACGTTATCTCCGATATTTTGGGTGCTATGGCAAACCCACTGACACATAAGGAATGGTATGCCTTACGATAG